A stretch of the Perca flavescens isolate YP-PL-M2 chromosome 10, PFLA_1.0, whole genome shotgun sequence genome encodes the following:
- the spata4 gene encoding spermatogenesis-associated protein 4 → MSYAQSPKKTGLPREVVKWLLSLDLSFYPKNVRRELSNGYLVAEILSRYYPQDFPVHSYDKGISLSAKQRNWSRIERSLQKQNLHLMKEVIDGSIHCKPRAAELLVQEVYTILTNRSIRDVQGPESDFTDQEYQELLPTLARSTASRAIKNNLRITEIMAEPDISTNQRKAEVILSRHLDHKAAERVSNPGRYKVKPKLGRPAAKNLVTSSRGDDTISKFCSSSTWSGAAVSFKEIKDMSVWTSRWQQQVTSRALSDSNPLLYRMCTIDKKKK, encoded by the exons ATGTCTTATGCACAGTCTCCCAAAAAGACGGGACTACCAAGAGAAGTCGTGAAATGGCTGCTAAGCCTCGACTTGTCATTTTATCCGAAGAATGTTCGCAG AGAACTTTCCAATGGTTAtcttgtggcagagatattgtcTCGTTATTACCCCCAAGACTTTCCAGTGCATTCATATGACAAAGGAATATCACTTTCTGCCAAACAGAGGAACTGGAGCCGGATAGAGAGG TCTTTACAGAAGCAGAATTTGCACTTGATGAAAGAGGTCATTGATGGATCCATCCACTGTAAACCAAGAGCAGCTGAACTGTTGGTGCAGGAGGTTTATACTATTTTAACTAACAGGAG TATCAGAGATGTTCAGGGCCCAGAGTCAGACTTCACTGACCAGGAGTACCAGGAGCTTCTACCCACACTGGCCCGCTCCACGGCCTCCAGGGCCATCAAGAACAACCTGAGGATAACGGAGATCATGGCTGAGCCCGATATCAGCACAAACCAGAGGAAGGCAGAAGTCATCCTAAGCAGGCACCTGGACCACAAGGCCGCAGAGAGGGTTTCTAACCCTG GACGATATAAAGTGAAGCCTAAGCTGGGTCGGCCGGCAGCCAAAAATCTTGTGACATCCAGCCGCGGTGATGACACTATATCAA AGTTCTGCTCCTCGTCGACATGGAGCGGTGCTGCTGTTTCCTTTAAGGAAATAAAG GACATGTCTGTTTGGACCAGTAGATGGCAGCAACAAGTCACGAGTAGAGCTCTTTCAGACTCAAACCCACTGCTATACCGTATGTGTACCattgacaaaaagaagaaataa